In a single window of the Paramisgurnus dabryanus chromosome 23, PD_genome_1.1, whole genome shotgun sequence genome:
- the LOC135781147 gene encoding GTPase IMAP family member 8-like isoform X1 — translation MSKTNSRDTQKLSDLRIVLMGYKCAGKSSSGNIILNREEFDLKRSAQCVKRQREVADRHITVIEAPGWWRNQPVEESTELLKEEILLSVSLCPPGPHIVLLVIRADKRFKYVERKVFQGYVDLLGERVWSHTIVLFTHGDFLGDTTIEKHIESEGEDLQWLVEKCGNRYHLLNNNNRSDETQIKDLLEKIEETVTENNGCCFEMDRKILQAMKDRRRTEEERAEERMKRMKKQREMIRSQMSDTQKLSDLRIVLMGDKYAGKSSSGNIILNREEFDLKRSAQCVKRQREVADRHITVIEAPGWWIDEPVEKSTELLKEEILLSVSLCPPGPHIVLLVIRADTRFKDVERKVFQGYVDLLGERVWSHTIVLFTFGDFLGDTTIEQHIESEGEDLQWLVEKCGNRYHLLNNKNRSDETQIKDLLEKIEETVTENNGCCFEMDRKILEEIEDRRRAEEERAEERMKRMKKQREMIRSQMSETQKLSDLRIVLMGYKCAGKSSSGNIILNRKKFDLKRSAQCVKRQREVADRHITVIEAPGWWTTPVEKSTELLKEEILLSVSLCPPGPHIVLLVVRVDDRFKDVERKVFQGYVDLLGERVWSHTIVLFTYGDFLGDTTIEQHIESEGEHLQWLVEKCGNRYHLLNNNNRSDETQIKDLLEKIEETVTENNGCCFELDRKRAEGEKARSQIMAEDEMFDTVSLMSSAYGSVRSLSVRGDEVSDTVSVMSSGYGSSISLAASTCSNDKFINFTDGSSHSTSEPEEHLGTKRTKNPPRILTLLRGGKQNK, via the exons ATGTCTAAAACGAACTCAC GTGACACCCAGAAGCTCTCAGATCTGAGGATTGTGTTAATGGGATATAAATGTGCTGGTAAGAGTTCATCAGGAAACATCATCCTGAACAGAGAGGAGTTTGACTTGAAGAGATCTGCTCAGTGTgtgaagagacagagagaagtaGCAGACAGACACATCACTGTGATTGAAGCTCCTGGATGGTGGAGAAATCAACCTGTAGAAGAGAGCACTGAGTTACTGAAAGAAGAGATTTTACTCAGTGTGTCTCTGTGTCCTCCAGGACCTCACATTGTTCTTTTGGTTATACGTGCTGACAAGAGATTTAAATATGTTGAGAGAAAAGTATTTCAGGGTTATGTTGATCTTCTGGGTGAGAGAGTCTGGAGTCACACTATAGTGCTCTTCACTCATGGAGACTTTCTAGGAGACACAACTATAGAGAAACACATTGAGAGTGAAGGTGAGGATCTCCAGTGGCTGGTGGAGAAATGTGGGAACAGATATCATCTTCTGAACAATAACAACAGAAGTGATGAGACTCAGATCAAAGATCTGCTGGAGAAGATAGAGGAGACGGTGACAGAAAACAACGGCTGCTGTTTTGAAATGGACAGAAAGATTTTACAGGCGATGAAAGACAGAAGGAGAACAGAAGAAGAAAGAGCAGAGGAACGAATGAAGAGGATGAAAAAACAGAGAGAGATGATCAGATCACAGATGA GTGACACGCAGAAGCTCTCAGATCTGAGGATTGTGTTAATGGGGGATAAATATGCCGGTAAGAGTTCATCAGGAAACATCATCCTGAACAGAGAGGAGTTTGACTTGAAGAGATCTGCTCAGTGTgtgaagagacagagagaagtaGCAGACAGACACATCACTGTGATTGAAGCTCCTGGATGGTGGATTGATGAACCTGTAGAGAAGAGCACTGAGTTACTGAAAGAAGAGATTTTACTCAGTGTGTCTCTGTGTCCTCCAGGACCTCACATTGTTCTTCTGGTTATACGTGCTGACACTAGATTTAAAGATGTTGAGAGAAAAGTATTTCAGGGTTATGTTGATCTTCTGGGTGAGAGAGTCTGGAGTCACACTATAGTGCTCTTCACTTTTGGAGACTTTCTAGGAGACACAACTATAGAGCAACACATTGAGAGTGAAGGTGAGGATCTCCAGTGGCTGGTGGAGAAATGTGGGAACAGATATCATCTTCTGAACAATAAGAACAGAAGTGATGAGACTCAGATCAAAGATCTGCTGGAGAAGATAGAGGAGACAGTGACAGAAAACAACGGCTGCTGTTTTGAAATGGACAGAAAGATTTTAGAGGAGATAGAAGACAGAAGGAGAGCAGAGGAAGAGAGAGCAGAAGAACGAATGAAGAGGATGAAGAAACAGAGAGAGATGATCAGATCACAGATGA GTGAAACTCAGAAGCTCTCAGATCTGAGGATTGTGTTAATGGGGTATAAATGTGCTGGTAAGAGTTCATCAGGAAACATCATCCTGAACAGAAAGAAGTTTGACTTGAAGAGATCTGCTCAGTGTgtgaagagacagagagaagtaGCAGACAGACACATCACTGTGATTGAAGCTCCTGGATGGTGGACAACACCTGTAGAGAAGAGCACTGAGTTACTGAAAGAAGAGATTTTACTCAGTGTGTCTCTGTGTCCTCCAGGACCTCACATTGTTCTTCTGGTTGTACGTGTGGATGACAGATTTAAAGATGTTGAGAGAAAAGTATTTCAGGGTTATGTTGATCTTCTGGGTGAGAGAGTCTGGAGTCACACTATAGTGCTTTTCACTTATGGAGACTTTCTAGGAGACACAACTATAGAGCAACACATTGAGAGTGAAGGTGAGCATCTCCAGTGGCTGGTGGAGAAATGTGGGAACAGATATCATCTTCTCAACAATAACAACAGAAGTGATGAGACTCAGATCAAAGATCTGCTGGAGAAGATCGAGGAGACAGTGACAGAAAACAACGGCTGCTGTTTTGAATTGGACAGAAAGAGAGCAGAAGGAGAGAAAGCAAGATCACAGATTA TGGCTGAAGATGAGATGTTTGATACAGTCTCTCTGATGAGTTCTGCTTACGGTTCTGTCAGATCTCTATCAG TGAGAGGAGATGAGGTGTCTGATACAGTGTCTGTGATGAGTTCTGGTTATGGTTCATCCATATCACTTGCTGCATCAACATGCTCTAACGACAAATTTATCAACTTTACCGATGGATCTTCACACTCCACTTCTGAGCCTGAGGAACATTTAGGAACCAAAAGAACAAAGAACCCACCCAGGATCTTAACTTTATTAAGAGGAGGCAAACAGAATAAATGA
- the LOC135781147 gene encoding GTPase IMAP family member 8-like isoform X2 yields MGYKCAGKSSSGNIILNREEFDLKRSAQCVKRQREVADRHITVIEAPGWWRNQPVEESTELLKEEILLSVSLCPPGPHIVLLVIRADKRFKYVERKVFQGYVDLLGERVWSHTIVLFTHGDFLGDTTIEKHIESEGEDLQWLVEKCGNRYHLLNNNNRSDETQIKDLLEKIEETVTENNGCCFEMDRKILQAMKDRRRTEEERAEERMKRMKKQREMIRSQMSDTQKLSDLRIVLMGDKYAGKSSSGNIILNREEFDLKRSAQCVKRQREVADRHITVIEAPGWWIDEPVEKSTELLKEEILLSVSLCPPGPHIVLLVIRADTRFKDVERKVFQGYVDLLGERVWSHTIVLFTFGDFLGDTTIEQHIESEGEDLQWLVEKCGNRYHLLNNKNRSDETQIKDLLEKIEETVTENNGCCFEMDRKILEEIEDRRRAEEERAEERMKRMKKQREMIRSQMSETQKLSDLRIVLMGYKCAGKSSSGNIILNRKKFDLKRSAQCVKRQREVADRHITVIEAPGWWTTPVEKSTELLKEEILLSVSLCPPGPHIVLLVVRVDDRFKDVERKVFQGYVDLLGERVWSHTIVLFTYGDFLGDTTIEQHIESEGEHLQWLVEKCGNRYHLLNNNNRSDETQIKDLLEKIEETVTENNGCCFELDRKRAEGEKARSQIMAEDEMFDTVSLMSSAYGSVRSLSVRGDEVSDTVSVMSSGYGSSISLAASTCSNDKFINFTDGSSHSTSEPEEHLGTKRTKNPPRILTLLRGGKQNK; encoded by the exons ATGGGATATAAATGTGCTGGTAAGAGTTCATCAGGAAACATCATCCTGAACAGAGAGGAGTTTGACTTGAAGAGATCTGCTCAGTGTgtgaagagacagagagaagtaGCAGACAGACACATCACTGTGATTGAAGCTCCTGGATGGTGGAGAAATCAACCTGTAGAAGAGAGCACTGAGTTACTGAAAGAAGAGATTTTACTCAGTGTGTCTCTGTGTCCTCCAGGACCTCACATTGTTCTTTTGGTTATACGTGCTGACAAGAGATTTAAATATGTTGAGAGAAAAGTATTTCAGGGTTATGTTGATCTTCTGGGTGAGAGAGTCTGGAGTCACACTATAGTGCTCTTCACTCATGGAGACTTTCTAGGAGACACAACTATAGAGAAACACATTGAGAGTGAAGGTGAGGATCTCCAGTGGCTGGTGGAGAAATGTGGGAACAGATATCATCTTCTGAACAATAACAACAGAAGTGATGAGACTCAGATCAAAGATCTGCTGGAGAAGATAGAGGAGACGGTGACAGAAAACAACGGCTGCTGTTTTGAAATGGACAGAAAGATTTTACAGGCGATGAAAGACAGAAGGAGAACAGAAGAAGAAAGAGCAGAGGAACGAATGAAGAGGATGAAAAAACAGAGAGAGATGATCAGATCACAGATGA GTGACACGCAGAAGCTCTCAGATCTGAGGATTGTGTTAATGGGGGATAAATATGCCGGTAAGAGTTCATCAGGAAACATCATCCTGAACAGAGAGGAGTTTGACTTGAAGAGATCTGCTCAGTGTgtgaagagacagagagaagtaGCAGACAGACACATCACTGTGATTGAAGCTCCTGGATGGTGGATTGATGAACCTGTAGAGAAGAGCACTGAGTTACTGAAAGAAGAGATTTTACTCAGTGTGTCTCTGTGTCCTCCAGGACCTCACATTGTTCTTCTGGTTATACGTGCTGACACTAGATTTAAAGATGTTGAGAGAAAAGTATTTCAGGGTTATGTTGATCTTCTGGGTGAGAGAGTCTGGAGTCACACTATAGTGCTCTTCACTTTTGGAGACTTTCTAGGAGACACAACTATAGAGCAACACATTGAGAGTGAAGGTGAGGATCTCCAGTGGCTGGTGGAGAAATGTGGGAACAGATATCATCTTCTGAACAATAAGAACAGAAGTGATGAGACTCAGATCAAAGATCTGCTGGAGAAGATAGAGGAGACAGTGACAGAAAACAACGGCTGCTGTTTTGAAATGGACAGAAAGATTTTAGAGGAGATAGAAGACAGAAGGAGAGCAGAGGAAGAGAGAGCAGAAGAACGAATGAAGAGGATGAAGAAACAGAGAGAGATGATCAGATCACAGATGA GTGAAACTCAGAAGCTCTCAGATCTGAGGATTGTGTTAATGGGGTATAAATGTGCTGGTAAGAGTTCATCAGGAAACATCATCCTGAACAGAAAGAAGTTTGACTTGAAGAGATCTGCTCAGTGTgtgaagagacagagagaagtaGCAGACAGACACATCACTGTGATTGAAGCTCCTGGATGGTGGACAACACCTGTAGAGAAGAGCACTGAGTTACTGAAAGAAGAGATTTTACTCAGTGTGTCTCTGTGTCCTCCAGGACCTCACATTGTTCTTCTGGTTGTACGTGTGGATGACAGATTTAAAGATGTTGAGAGAAAAGTATTTCAGGGTTATGTTGATCTTCTGGGTGAGAGAGTCTGGAGTCACACTATAGTGCTTTTCACTTATGGAGACTTTCTAGGAGACACAACTATAGAGCAACACATTGAGAGTGAAGGTGAGCATCTCCAGTGGCTGGTGGAGAAATGTGGGAACAGATATCATCTTCTCAACAATAACAACAGAAGTGATGAGACTCAGATCAAAGATCTGCTGGAGAAGATCGAGGAGACAGTGACAGAAAACAACGGCTGCTGTTTTGAATTGGACAGAAAGAGAGCAGAAGGAGAGAAAGCAAGATCACAGATTA TGGCTGAAGATGAGATGTTTGATACAGTCTCTCTGATGAGTTCTGCTTACGGTTCTGTCAGATCTCTATCAG TGAGAGGAGATGAGGTGTCTGATACAGTGTCTGTGATGAGTTCTGGTTATGGTTCATCCATATCACTTGCTGCATCAACATGCTCTAACGACAAATTTATCAACTTTACCGATGGATCTTCACACTCCACTTCTGAGCCTGAGGAACATTTAGGAACCAAAAGAACAAAGAACCCACCCAGGATCTTAACTTTATTAAGAGGAGGCAAACAGAATAAATGA